A single region of the Acinetobacter sp. WCHA45 genome encodes:
- a CDS encoding LPS-assembly protein LptD — MKHQFKFNPLATAILTLLCGSSIQSGFAAPADAVSTLDNKQLKATIQKNQDQDSYPGEKFFQQYYVDKSAPEAQLRDNRYLSSSFCQGTWVTPINPETKASNSNTTTSVITADYGHYNPTGDSVLQGNVVIDQEGRTIRADQVTIDSTQTHASAQGRVQLAQSGLLTQSDAINYNLKTQTGDLNNSFYISEQQHAHGHASQIKRQNENLVVLKDASYTACPPEQKPAWKIQAKQIELDQATGRGVTRGTKLYVKDVPVLAVPYFNFPIDDRRTTGLLSPTFGYSNESGVQLTAPVYLNLAPNYDLTLTPSYMSKRGAKLDAEFRYMTESFGSGRIWGGYLPNDNYYEDTDRSDLHFLHDWKINNQWSTNLEYNYASDKDYFADFNNNPNTRTDLNLRRAWEINYRNGIPGLKTQLKVEDFQTLDQSIKDADKPYARLPQFLLNYVGGNPQGLQYEFNNDTAYFKKSITDGSALESSGTRIYNQFAVRYNYLTPSWFYAIPEISVRSINTFYDQDSKEGRDLSISDDLEKSVAVPQFSFATGVTFEKEGKYLQSISPRAFYAYSPYKKQDDHPNFDSTTASINYDQLFNPYRFYGHDRLDDNNFLSLGVTYSLLDTEGLERIKASIGQSYYFSDRRVTLNQQPDEFDTQRHTGPIVSVSSQLNQNFTIAANSAWMSNGDNAQRDFQAYYAGEKGNLYNVGYFYRSNIQDRQSSYDQAVASFIQPIKDNWRIMGHAQYDLDNSLMREYLLGVNYESCCWAISVYGRSYYNDLDDPNSPDVHRKRAVMAEVTLKGLGALNNKLASLLENRVLGFNKINQSWTQR; from the coding sequence ATGAAACATCAGTTTAAATTTAATCCTTTAGCAACAGCTATTTTGACACTCTTGTGTGGCAGCTCGATCCAATCAGGTTTCGCAGCTCCAGCTGATGCTGTCTCTACGCTTGACAATAAACAGCTGAAAGCCACTATCCAAAAAAACCAAGATCAAGACAGTTATCCTGGTGAAAAATTTTTTCAGCAATATTATGTCGACAAATCTGCACCAGAAGCACAATTACGAGACAATCGTTATTTAAGCTCATCTTTTTGTCAGGGAACATGGGTTACACCAATTAATCCCGAAACAAAGGCAAGTAATTCCAATACAACGACTTCCGTGATTACCGCTGATTATGGGCATTACAACCCAACTGGCGATTCTGTTCTACAGGGCAATGTCGTGATTGATCAAGAAGGTCGCACCATTCGTGCAGATCAAGTTACGATTGATTCAACCCAGACACACGCCTCCGCTCAAGGTCGAGTACAGCTTGCTCAATCAGGCCTACTCACTCAAAGTGACGCAATAAATTATAATTTAAAAACTCAAACAGGTGATTTGAACAATAGTTTTTATATTTCTGAACAGCAACATGCTCACGGACATGCAAGTCAGATTAAACGACAGAATGAAAATTTAGTTGTATTGAAAGATGCAAGTTATACCGCTTGCCCTCCTGAACAAAAACCGGCTTGGAAAATCCAAGCTAAACAAATTGAACTTGACCAAGCAACTGGTCGTGGCGTAACTCGCGGAACAAAACTGTATGTAAAAGACGTGCCTGTTTTAGCCGTGCCATATTTCAATTTTCCAATTGATGACCGTCGTACCACTGGTTTATTAAGTCCAACTTTTGGTTATAGTAACGAAAGTGGCGTCCAACTGACTGCACCTGTATACCTTAACCTTGCACCAAATTATGATCTTACACTCACACCAAGTTATATGAGCAAACGCGGTGCAAAATTAGATGCCGAATTCCGTTATATGACTGAAAGTTTTGGTTCTGGACGTATTTGGGGGGGATATTTACCAAACGACAACTATTACGAAGATACAGATCGAAGTGATTTACATTTTCTTCATGATTGGAAAATCAATAACCAATGGTCAACTAACTTAGAGTACAACTACGCTTCCGATAAAGATTACTTCGCAGACTTCAATAACAACCCAAACACGCGAACAGATCTTAACTTACGTCGCGCATGGGAAATTAATTATCGCAATGGTATTCCTGGACTTAAGACTCAATTAAAGGTTGAAGACTTTCAAACGCTAGATCAAAGTATCAAAGATGCAGATAAGCCTTATGCACGTCTTCCACAGTTTTTATTAAATTATGTAGGTGGGAACCCTCAAGGCTTACAATATGAGTTTAATAACGACACTGCTTATTTTAAGAAATCCATCACCGATGGCTCTGCGTTAGAGTCAAGTGGTACACGTATTTATAATCAATTTGCCGTTCGCTATAACTACCTAACTCCATCGTGGTTTTATGCAATTCCAGAAATATCTGTAAGAAGCATTAATACTTTTTATGATCAAGACTCTAAAGAAGGTCGCGATCTTTCTATATCTGATGATTTAGAAAAATCAGTTGCGGTACCTCAATTTAGTTTTGCAACAGGCGTTACTTTTGAAAAAGAAGGTAAATATTTGCAGAGTATTTCCCCTCGTGCGTTTTATGCCTATTCTCCTTATAAAAAACAAGATGATCATCCTAACTTTGATTCCACCACCGCATCAATTAATTACGATCAACTTTTCAACCCTTATCGATTCTATGGACACGACCGCTTAGATGATAATAACTTCTTGTCTCTGGGTGTAACTTATAGCCTATTAGATACAGAGGGCTTAGAACGTATTAAAGCAAGTATTGGGCAAAGCTATTATTTTAGTGATCGACGTGTCACATTAAATCAGCAACCAGATGAGTTTGACACACAGCGCCATACTGGTCCAATTGTAAGTGTTTCAAGTCAATTGAATCAAAACTTTACCATAGCTGCAAATTCTGCTTGGATGTCAAATGGCGACAATGCTCAACGTGACTTCCAAGCCTACTATGCTGGAGAAAAAGGCAACTTATACAATGTAGGTTATTTCTATCGTAGCAATATTCAAGATCGTCAAAGTTCATACGACCAAGCTGTTGCATCGTTTATACAACCAATAAAAGATAATTGGCGTATTATGGGTCACGCTCAATATGACTTAGATAATAGTTTAATGCGAGAATACTTACTTGGTGTGAATTATGAATCTTGCTGTTGGGCAATTTCAGTTTATGGCAGATCTTACTACAATGATTTAGATGATCCAAACTCACCAGATGTTCATAGAAAACGTGCTGTTATGGCTGAGGTTACACTTAAAGGTCTAGGTGCACTCAACAATAAACTCGCCTCTCTTCTTGAAAATAGAGTTTTAGGTTTCAACAAAATTAATCAATCTTGGACACAACGTTAA
- the thiS gene encoding sulfur carrier protein ThiS has product MHIYLNGESIDTSCENLQQLIQNLALEGKRFAVEKNQQIIPKSRLEQTKIAPEDRIEIIQAVGGG; this is encoded by the coding sequence ATGCACATCTATTTAAATGGCGAGTCAATCGACACGTCTTGTGAAAACCTACAGCAATTGATTCAGAATTTAGCCTTAGAAGGCAAACGTTTTGCTGTAGAGAAGAACCAGCAGATTATTCCGAAAAGTAGACTTGAGCAAACGAAAATTGCTCCTGAAGATCGTATTGAAATTATTCAAGCTGTTGGTGGCGGCTAA
- a CDS encoding cold-shock protein, with amino-acid sequence MTAREQGVVKWFNDTKGFGFIQRNGGDDVFVHFRAIMGDGHRSLRDGQRVEFSVVQGQKGFQAENVQPLD; translated from the coding sequence ATGACAGCTCGTGAACAAGGCGTAGTAAAGTGGTTTAATGACACTAAAGGCTTTGGTTTTATTCAACGTAATGGTGGTGATGACGTATTTGTTCATTTCCGCGCAATTATGGGTGACGGTCACCGTTCTTTACGTGACGGCCAACGCGTTGAATTCAGCGTAGTTCAAGGACAAAAAGGTTTCCAAGCTGAAAACGTTCAGCCTTTAGACTAA
- the murU gene encoding N-acetylmuramate alpha-1-phosphate uridylyltransferase MurU, with translation MKAMILAAGLGNRMRPLTLHTPKPLLEVGGKPLIVWHIEKLQKIGVTEIVINTAWLGEKLATTLGDGSKFGVTILWSHEGEGLETAGGIINALPLLGDEPFILVNGDVWTTMDFSSLLNVHLGDKQAHLVLVENPPQHQKGDFILSNNLAHTFEQGQIGEALTYSGIAVLAPQMFNGLENGKRPLAPLLKQAMQQQQVSAEKLQGIWVDVGTPERLEQLDQQIKQNKFS, from the coding sequence ATGAAAGCGATGATTCTTGCTGCAGGGCTAGGGAATCGCATGCGTCCTCTGACCTTACATACACCTAAACCTTTGCTTGAAGTAGGTGGAAAGCCACTGATTGTTTGGCATATTGAAAAGTTGCAAAAGATTGGTGTTACAGAGATTGTCATTAATACCGCTTGGTTGGGTGAAAAACTGGCAACTACTTTAGGAGATGGCTCAAAATTCGGTGTGACGATTTTGTGGTCTCATGAAGGAGAAGGGCTTGAAACTGCAGGTGGTATTATCAATGCTTTACCATTACTGGGTGATGAACCTTTTATTTTGGTGAATGGTGATGTTTGGACCACGATGGATTTTTCGTCATTGTTAAATGTCCATTTGGGAGATAAGCAAGCACACTTAGTATTGGTTGAAAATCCACCACAGCACCAGAAAGGTGATTTTATCTTGTCTAATAATTTGGCCCATACTTTTGAGCAGGGACAAATAGGTGAAGCCTTAACTTATAGTGGTATTGCAGTATTAGCTCCGCAGATGTTTAATGGTTTGGAAAATGGTAAAAGACCTCTAGCGCCATTGTTAAAGCAAGCGATGCAACAACAACAAGTGTCAGCTGAAAAATTACAAGGGATTTGGGTGGATGTTGGCACACCTGAACGTTTGGAACAGCTAGATCAACAAATTAAGCAAAATAAGTTTTCGTAA
- a CDS encoding thiazole synthase: MQDSPLIIGSRTFQSRLLVGTGKYKDLNETDLAIQASGAEIVTVAIRRVNIGQHADQPNLLSVIPPEKYTILPNTAGCFDADSAIRTCMLARELLDGHNLVKLEVLGDEKTLYPNVTATLKAAQTLIDDGFEIMVYTSDDPIVAQELESMGCVAIMPLGSLIGSGLGILNPHTISIIKENAKVPVLVDAGVGTASDAAIAMELGCDGVLMNTAIAAAQNPILMASAMKKAVEAGREAFLAGRMPRKRMANASSPETGYFFK, encoded by the coding sequence ATGCAAGATTCCCCTTTAATTATTGGTTCTCGTACTTTCCAATCTCGTTTATTGGTCGGAACTGGTAAATATAAAGATCTCAATGAAACTGATTTAGCCATTCAAGCCAGTGGTGCTGAAATTGTCACAGTGGCAATTCGTCGTGTCAACATCGGTCAGCATGCCGATCAACCAAATCTACTTTCCGTGATTCCACCTGAGAAATACACAATCCTGCCAAATACCGCAGGTTGCTTTGATGCAGATAGCGCAATTCGGACTTGTATGCTAGCTCGTGAACTGCTTGATGGTCACAATTTGGTGAAGTTAGAAGTCCTTGGTGATGAAAAAACTTTATATCCAAATGTCACTGCAACACTTAAAGCGGCGCAAACCTTGATTGATGATGGCTTTGAAATCATGGTCTATACCTCAGACGACCCTATTGTTGCGCAAGAACTTGAAAGTATGGGCTGTGTTGCCATCATGCCTTTAGGTAGCTTGATCGGTTCTGGTCTTGGTATTTTGAATCCACATACTATTTCCATCATCAAAGAAAATGCCAAAGTCCCTGTTTTAGTGGATGCAGGTGTGGGTACTGCCAGTGATGCTGCAATTGCTATGGAATTGGGTTGCGACGGCGTATTAATGAATACAGCGATTGCGGCTGCTCAAAATCCAATTTTAATGGCTTCAGCGATGAAGAAAGCGGTTGAAGCAGGTCGTGAAGCATTTTTAGCAGGTCGTATGCCACG
- a CDS encoding DUF423 domain-containing protein has translation MWIAISALNLALAVMLGAFGAHGLKSFATLEQLAWWGTATQYFFYHAIGLLILGVLHKTTATFPIKIPFILIQIGIIFFCGSLYIMALGLPRILGAITPIGGAFMIAGWLLLAWQAIKHAK, from the coding sequence ATGTGGATAGCTATCTCGGCGCTTAATCTTGCGCTTGCAGTTATGTTGGGTGCTTTTGGTGCTCATGGACTCAAATCTTTTGCAACCCTAGAACAACTCGCTTGGTGGGGTACAGCAACTCAATACTTTTTCTATCATGCAATTGGTTTGCTTATCTTAGGCGTCCTGCATAAAACCACAGCAACATTTCCAATAAAAATTCCTTTTATTTTGATCCAAATTGGTATAATCTTTTTCTGCGGTTCGTTGTACATTATGGCGCTCGGTCTACCGCGTATTTTAGGTGCGATTACACCGATTGGCGGTGCGTTTATGATAGCGGGCTGGCTGTTACTCGCATGGCAAGCAATCAAGCATGCGAAATAA
- a CDS encoding peptidylprolyl isomerase has translation MKIKSFQHIFKATVLATLISSSMQSFAQPTDEVVAIVDSSVILKSDLEQGIAETEHQLKAQNKTVPPQQYLQMQVLDQLIIRQAQLEQVKRFGIKADEKSLNAAVLKIANQSGANTLEAFQQKLDAIAPDTYENLRNRIAEDLAIGRLRQQQVMSRIKISDHDVENFLNSPEGQAALGTQVHVIHMRISGENSEEVKKVAQEVKQALATNDDPKAISTKLATSAIKVDGADMGFRALSDIPTELAARITPLQTGQTTELINVRDGVHVLKLLERKQNDQKALVSQYKTRHILIQPSEVVSLDRAKQMIDSLYNRATAGEDFATLAATYSNDTGSARDGGSLGWVSPGVMVPEFEQVMKETSVGQISKPFQSQFGWHILQVTDTRQQDMTKEVQERMARQILGERLFDTEVDGWMRELRANAYVEIKDANLDTKAPK, from the coding sequence ATGAAGATAAAATCTTTCCAACATATCTTTAAAGCGACTGTTCTCGCTACACTTATTTCTTCATCAATGCAAAGCTTTGCGCAACCTACGGATGAGGTTGTTGCAATAGTTGATAGTAGTGTCATTCTTAAAAGTGATTTAGAACAAGGGATTGCAGAAACAGAACATCAGTTAAAAGCACAAAATAAAACTGTGCCGCCCCAACAGTATTTACAGATGCAAGTGCTTGATCAGCTCATTATCCGTCAAGCCCAATTAGAACAGGTCAAACGTTTTGGCATTAAAGCTGATGAAAAGAGTTTAAATGCTGCAGTCTTAAAAATTGCAAATCAATCAGGTGCCAATACACTAGAAGCATTCCAACAAAAATTGGACGCGATTGCACCAGATACTTATGAAAATTTACGCAATAGGATTGCGGAAGATTTAGCAATTGGTCGCTTACGCCAACAACAAGTCATGTCTCGTATTAAAATCAGTGATCATGATGTTGAAAACTTTTTAAATTCACCAGAAGGCCAAGCTGCGCTTGGCACACAAGTCCATGTGATTCACATGCGTATTTCTGGTGAAAATAGCGAAGAAGTTAAAAAAGTTGCACAAGAAGTCAAACAAGCACTTGCAACTAATGATGATCCTAAAGCGATTAGTACCAAGCTTGCGACCAGTGCAATCAAGGTTGATGGTGCTGATATGGGATTCAGAGCACTATCAGACATTCCTACTGAACTTGCAGCACGCATAACACCATTACAAACGGGTCAGACCACAGAACTGATCAATGTCCGCGATGGCGTTCATGTTTTAAAACTTTTAGAACGCAAACAAAATGATCAAAAAGCACTTGTATCACAATATAAAACTCGACATATTTTGATTCAACCATCTGAAGTTGTCAGCTTAGATCGTGCAAAACAAATGATTGATAGTCTTTATAATCGTGCGACGGCGGGCGAAGATTTTGCGACCCTCGCTGCAACCTATTCAAATGATACAGGTTCAGCACGTGATGGTGGCAGTTTAGGCTGGGTAAGTCCAGGTGTTATGGTGCCTGAGTTTGAACAAGTCATGAAAGAAACATCAGTTGGGCAAATCAGTAAACCTTTCCAAAGTCAGTTTGGTTGGCACATTTTACAAGTGACTGATACTCGACAACAAGATATGACTAAAGAAGTGCAAGAACGTATGGCTCGTCAAATTTTAGGTGAGCGTTTGTTTGATACTGAAGTAGACGGTTGGATGCGTGAACTTCGAGCTAATGCTTATGTTGAAATTAAGGATGCAAATCTAGACACGAAAGCACCGAAATAA
- the fba gene encoding class II fructose-bisphosphate aldolase (catalyzes the reversible aldol condensation of dihydroxyacetonephosphate and glyceraldehyde 3-phosphate in the Calvin cycle, glycolysis, and/or gluconeogenesis), which translates to MALISMRQLLDHAAEHNYGVPAFNVNNLEQMRAIMLAADATNSPVIVQASAGARKYAGAPFLRHLILAAIEEWPHIPVVMHQDHGTSPDVCQRSIQLGFSSVMMDGSLGADGKTPTSYDYNVDVTRRVVAMAHACGVSVEGEIGCLGSLETGMAGEEDGVGAEGVLDHSQLLTSVEEATQFVADTNVDALAIAVGTSHGAYKFTRPPTGDILAIDRIKEIHAALPNTHLVMHGSSSVPQEWLAVINQYGGDIKETYGVPVEQLVEAIKHGVRKINIDTDLRLASTGAMRRMMAEKPSEFDPRKFFGETVEAMKQICVDRYNSFGTSGNADKIRPISLEKMVDRYK; encoded by the coding sequence ATGGCACTCATCTCAATGCGCCAGCTCTTGGATCACGCTGCAGAACATAACTACGGCGTACCAGCGTTTAACGTAAACAATTTAGAACAAATGCGTGCAATTATGCTCGCTGCTGATGCAACGAATTCACCTGTTATTGTGCAAGCTTCGGCAGGTGCACGTAAATATGCAGGTGCACCTTTCTTACGTCATTTGATTTTGGCAGCTATTGAAGAATGGCCACATATTCCTGTGGTAATGCACCAAGATCACGGGACGAGTCCTGATGTCTGTCAACGTTCTATTCAATTGGGCTTTAGCTCTGTGATGATGGATGGTTCATTGGGTGCTGATGGTAAGACTCCAACATCATATGACTATAATGTTGATGTTACTCGTCGTGTTGTCGCAATGGCACATGCGTGTGGTGTTTCAGTTGAAGGTGAGATTGGTTGCTTAGGTAGCCTTGAAACTGGTATGGCTGGTGAAGAAGATGGTGTTGGTGCTGAAGGTGTGCTGGATCATTCTCAATTACTCACTTCTGTTGAAGAAGCAACTCAATTTGTCGCTGATACGAATGTAGATGCTTTGGCAATTGCTGTTGGTACTTCACATGGTGCGTACAAGTTTACTCGTCCACCTACAGGCGATATCTTGGCAATTGATCGCATTAAAGAAATTCATGCTGCGTTACCAAATACGCATCTTGTAATGCATGGTTCAAGCTCTGTACCACAAGAGTGGTTGGCTGTGATTAACCAGTATGGTGGTGATATTAAGGAAACTTACGGTGTTCCTGTTGAGCAGCTCGTGGAAGCAATCAAACATGGCGTACGTAAGATTAATATTGACACCGATTTGCGTTTAGCATCTACAGGTGCGATGCGTCGTATGATGGCTGAAAAACCAAGCGAATTTGATCCGCGTAAATTCTTTGGTGAAACAGTTGAAGCGATGAAGCAAATCTGTGTAGATCGTTATAATTCATTTGGTACATCAGGTAATGCAGATAAGATCCGCCCAATTTCTTTAGAGAAAATGGTTGATCGTTACAAATAA
- the rpoH gene encoding RNA polymerase sigma factor RpoH, which translates to MTTDSSNQLMPLSLSAPGVNLGAYISTVNQIPILTAEQEKELAERYYYDQDLDAAKLLVMSHLRFVVHIARSYAGYGLPQGDLIQEGNLGLMKAVKRFDPNMGVRLVSFAVHWIKAEIHEYVIRNWRIVKIATTKAQRKLFFNLRSLKKSSKRLTLEEAKSIANDLNVTAEQVLEMEGRLTAYDAAFEAQGDDDDDTPHTAPALYLEDNRYDPARLIEEEDYEEQSSSALHEAMEQLDDRSRNILQRRWLDDDKSTLHELAAEYNVSAERIRQLEKNAMEKIKTAMSAS; encoded by the coding sequence ATGACTACTGACAGCAGCAATCAATTGATGCCCCTGTCATTGTCTGCGCCAGGTGTAAATCTTGGTGCATATATCAGTACTGTCAATCAAATTCCAATTCTAACGGCCGAGCAAGAAAAAGAACTTGCTGAACGTTATTATTATGACCAAGATCTTGATGCTGCCAAACTATTGGTAATGTCACACCTACGTTTTGTCGTACATATTGCACGTAGCTATGCAGGTTACGGATTGCCACAAGGCGATCTTATTCAAGAAGGTAACCTTGGATTAATGAAAGCGGTCAAACGCTTCGATCCAAATATGGGTGTTCGCTTAGTTTCTTTTGCAGTGCACTGGATTAAAGCTGAAATTCATGAATATGTGATTCGTAACTGGCGTATTGTCAAAATCGCAACGACCAAAGCACAACGTAAATTATTCTTTAATTTACGTAGTCTTAAAAAATCAAGCAAACGACTCACATTAGAAGAAGCGAAATCAATTGCCAATGATTTGAATGTGACAGCAGAGCAAGTGCTCGAAATGGAAGGTCGCCTAACAGCTTATGATGCTGCTTTTGAAGCTCAAGGTGATGATGATGACGATACCCCACATACAGCTCCTGCACTTTATCTTGAAGATAATCGATACGACCCAGCTCGACTGATTGAAGAAGAAGATTATGAAGAGCAAAGTAGTTCTGCCTTGCACGAGGCAATGGAACAGCTTGATGATCGCTCTCGTAATATCTTGCAACGCCGCTGGTTAGATGATGATAAATCGACTTTGCATGAACTGGCCGCAGAATATAACGTTTCAGCAGAACGTATTCGACAGCTTGAAAAGAATGCAATGGAAAAAATCAAAACTGCCATGTCTGCAAGCTAA
- a CDS encoding sulfurtransferase TusA family protein — protein MTQISACPEVIDALGQPCPMPLLMLKRALKKAEGSKQYLLKSSDPHSEIDVTRYCQIQQLQCQTQKISENEYHYLIESM, from the coding sequence ATGACCCAAATATCCGCATGCCCTGAAGTGATTGATGCACTTGGGCAACCCTGTCCAATGCCACTATTGATGTTGAAACGTGCTCTAAAAAAAGCTGAAGGATCTAAACAGTATTTATTGAAATCATCTGATCCACATAGTGAAATTGATGTAACACGATATTGCCAAATCCAGCAACTTCAATGCCAGACACAAAAAATTTCAGAGAATGAGTATCACTATTTAATTGAATCTATGTAA
- a CDS encoding aminoglycoside phosphotransferase family protein yields the protein MNTQREQLIQTWLQATLQSDQFEINYLAGDASFRRYARIKLQNKTYMLMDAPPEKEDCAPFVSIDEFFDKNGVRVPHIVAKDLTLGLLLLEDFGDVVLSTLLTDETVDQYYAQSFEQLIELQKIDGLEQLPAYSYEKLMTEMRLLTEWMLPSLDIQPTEQQLETIEQAFDFLAVEATHQPQVIVHRDFHSRNLMKIENEQVLGVIDFQDAVIGADTYDLISITRDAYVQWNAERVYEWFEVFYNLLPAVAKENRSFEQFKRDADLMAIQRHLKILGIFVRLFERDGKSGYLKDLPRVMWYLLEESQGYDELNEFMQFIRDVVMPKFIAKYGDYEVAA from the coding sequence ATGAATACACAACGTGAACAATTGATACAAACTTGGCTCCAAGCCACTCTCCAATCTGATCAATTCGAGATCAATTATTTGGCTGGAGATGCAAGCTTTCGCCGTTATGCGCGAATTAAGTTACAAAACAAAACATATATGCTGATGGATGCGCCACCTGAAAAAGAAGATTGTGCACCATTTGTAAGTATTGACGAGTTTTTTGACAAAAATGGTGTGCGTGTTCCGCATATCGTTGCTAAAGACCTAACTTTGGGATTGTTACTATTGGAAGATTTTGGTGATGTTGTTCTTTCAACCTTACTAACAGATGAAACTGTTGACCAATACTATGCACAAAGCTTTGAACAGTTGATTGAATTACAAAAAATCGACGGTCTTGAACAACTGCCTGCATACTCTTATGAAAAATTAATGACAGAGATGCGTTTGCTGACAGAGTGGATGTTGCCTTCATTAGATATTCAGCCTACAGAGCAACAGTTAGAAACGATTGAACAAGCTTTTGACTTTTTAGCTGTTGAGGCGACGCATCAGCCACAAGTGATTGTGCATCGTGATTTTCATAGTCGTAACTTGATGAAAATAGAAAACGAGCAAGTATTAGGTGTGATCGACTTCCAAGATGCAGTCATTGGTGCAGATACCTATGATCTGATCTCGATTACACGTGATGCTTATGTACAATGGAATGCTGAGCGTGTCTACGAATGGTTTGAGGTGTTCTATAACTTATTACCAGCTGTAGCGAAAGAAAATCGTAGTTTCGAGCAATTCAAGCGAGATGCAGATTTGATGGCAATTCAACGCCATCTCAAAATTCTAGGTATCTTTGTTCGTCTGTTTGAGCGCGATGGTAAATCTGGGTACTTAAAAGACTTACCACGAGTAATGTGGTATTTGCTTGAAGAAAGCCAAGGTTATGATGAGCTGAATGAATTTATGCAGTTTATTCGTGACGTGGTCATGCCTAAATTTATTGCGAAATATGGCGATTACGAGGTTGCAGCATAA
- the rhlB gene encoding ATP-dependent RNA helicase RhlB yields MTSGFETLNLHPQLKKAIDALGFTQMTPIQQKVLKYTLAGHDAIGRAQTGTGKTAAFLISVINDLLNNPLQEKRFRGEPRALILAPTRELALQIESDAQALTKFSNLHLVTLLGGVDFDKQKKMLDSNFVDIIVATPGRLIDFVEQKEVWLDKIEFLVIDEADRLLDMGFIPSVKRIVRYSPFKEQRQTLMFSATFSYDVLNLARQWLFEPVTVEIEPEQKTNNDVEQRVYVVAKQDKYKLLQEILRDEPIDKVMIFANRRDQVRRLYDHLKRDGYKVGMLSGEIAQDKRLKMLDQFKQGKHNIMIATDVAGRGIHVDGVSHVVNFTLPEQSDDYVHRIGRTGRAGAQGVSISFLSEDDAFYLPEIEKAIGKKLPLTRLDGYC; encoded by the coding sequence ATGACATCTGGTTTTGAAACCTTAAATTTACATCCGCAGTTGAAGAAGGCAATTGATGCTTTGGGTTTTACACAAATGACCCCAATTCAACAAAAGGTTTTGAAATATACATTAGCAGGGCATGATGCCATTGGTCGAGCGCAAACTGGTACAGGTAAAACAGCAGCCTTTTTGATTAGTGTGATCAATGATCTATTAAATAATCCGCTACAAGAAAAACGTTTTCGTGGCGAACCACGTGCGCTGATTCTGGCTCCTACACGTGAGTTAGCACTACAGATTGAGAGTGATGCACAAGCTTTAACAAAATTTTCAAACTTACATCTTGTCACTCTACTTGGTGGTGTGGATTTTGATAAGCAAAAGAAAATGTTGGATAGTAATTTTGTTGATATTATCGTTGCAACGCCTGGCCGTTTAATTGATTTTGTCGAGCAAAAAGAAGTTTGGTTGGATAAGATCGAATTCCTTGTGATTGATGAAGCCGATCGTTTATTAGATATGGGTTTTATTCCATCGGTAAAACGGATTGTGCGTTATTCACCCTTCAAAGAACAACGTCAAACTTTAATGTTTTCTGCAACTTTTAGCTATGATGTGCTTAATCTTGCTCGTCAGTGGCTCTTTGAACCTGTAACGGTTGAGATTGAGCCTGAGCAAAAAACCAATAATGATGTGGAGCAGCGAGTTTATGTGGTTGCGAAACAAGATAAGTACAAATTATTGCAAGAAATTTTGCGTGATGAACCAATTGATAAAGTTATGATTTTCGCAAATCGTCGAGATCAGGTTCGTCGTTTATATGATCACTTAAAGCGTGATGGTTATAAAGTCGGTATGTTATCTGGTGAAATCGCTCAGGATAAACGCTTGAAGATGCTCGACCAATTCAAACAAGGTAAGCACAACATTATGATCGCAACAGACGTTGCTGGTCGTGGCATTCATGTTGACGGCGTATCGCATGTGGTGAATTTTACTTTGCCAGAGCAGTCTGATGATTATGTACATCGCATTGGTCGTACAGGTCGTGCTGGTGCTCAAGGTGTGAGTATTAGTTTCTTATCGGAAGATGATGCTTTCTATTTGCCAGAAATTGAAAAAGCAATTGGTAAAAAGTTGCCTTTAACACGTTTAGATGGATATTGTTAA